The sequence CAGGCATGAAAGCTGAGCTAAAATAGATGTAACTAGATGCTATAATTGTACTAATTTAGATTACTGATTTTTTAAAGCCACGTTAGTTAAACTGTTGGTCCAGTGTGCACCCATAGAGATGCTGTGCTTGTTTAAAACAGACTCTAAAACTTCTTTCCTACTACTGTAAAACAGATGTTCCCTAGAGCGCTGTCTTACTGCCTTTCTCCATAGCAGGTCTACAACATGCTGCATGTACACGATACAGTCTTATTTTGATATTTCTTTGGCAGCTTTGGGAAAGTATTAACCTGTAGGTTCAATAGAATTGCTACAGCCTGCTGTAAACCAGACTCAAGTGTGCCTCTCAAGTTACTAAGTGCATTGTTATGAAAAAACAGAAGTGGAAAATCTTTAGGATAAGGCTGTCTTATTCTGTGAATCACCCAAAAGTTACACAGAACAAGGGTTGTTTAGTGGAAATAAACATTTTTACTGGGATTTGCATCCAGTTAGGTAAATCACTCTGAAATCACACCTTTTGAATAAATGACTCTGCCTTTTAAGGCTTTTGCTCTTTTTGtacactgaaataaaaatgtccCTGAAGTCTCTGGATAGTGCTGAATTGCTGGTAAATAGTGCAGACTTCTAAGTGATAcgctcttttcttcttttgccttttagCTGTTGACAACCTCAAGGAAATGATGGAAGAAGTTGAAAATGCAATCAATGCTTTTAAAGAAGAACACAGGCAAATGTATGTTTATACATGCTTCAGCTAGAAGAAAAAATGCTTTCATAAGACACAGTGAAAACTGCATTAATCAAGTAAACTGTTCTATTGATTTACCCTTTGCTAGTGATTCTCCTGGTATGTAAATCAAAATCTAAACATACGTAGCCTTTTAGAGGCTGTTTATATAGGTGTTCCAGTGATCCAATATATGAATGATTTGCCTGTGAAAAGGCTTTTCagagaaaggctgcagaagagagTAGAttatgggggttttgttgttgctgttgttttaagtgggtggggtttttccccttctctctacTGGTgtcaggaggggattgagtcgtTTGCCATAAATGTGTGCTTTGACTAAATGGGTAACTTAATTCTGATTGTGTAGTGCTTTATTATGGAATCATTGCAACTGTGCTGTCATCTATGGTTAGCATTTTAGTTCATCATCTTTGAAGAATAGCTTTAGTGTGGCATTGAACAAATCCAAAATAAATTTTCATTCAATGAACAATGAATactggattttttcccccttacatttagttgtttgttcttttttttccagatatgAACAGCTTTTGAAGGAGGAAAAATCTACCATTAATGAGCTCAGTGTCTTTGAGAGAAAAATGGAACTGTGGGCGTTAGGCAACTCAAGAACAGAAAAAGTTTTGAAATTACCATCAGCCAGGGTCTCAGTTGATAAAACACAGGAGGATCATCTACTTGAAGAAGTAGTGGAATTTGGAAGATTTCTTCAGCGaacaggagggcagcagggaggctgggatgATTATGATCATCAAATTTTTCTGAAAGTGTGGACAAAACACAAAGGGAAGCTATCTTATATGGATGAAGCCCTTGAGTATCTCagtggaaaaacaaaagaagatattgaacagcatgaCAAATGGTATCAAGAATTTCTAACTttacacaaaagaaagaaagaggtaaAGTAAACCCTCTAGGGCTTTTTTAGCTTTAAGAAAAAGCActgaattttaaaatgcatgCGTTTCTTATTTTTGTATTTGCCTCTCTGTTGATAGTGTTAGGTGGGTATCTATTTACAGTTCATGGTATGTAACTAAGTCTTTCACATCCTCAATTTGCCAGTACTATGCGTCTTTAAGAATCATCAATAAGCACAGACGTAAAAACACACTGAAGTGTGCTACGCATTGCCAAAGAATATTATAAATGCTTTTGATTGCAGTGGTCCCCCAGGTTAACTGCCAGTCCCAGAGCAGTAAGTGCTCCTCTCTGAAATTGAAGTTCTAGTTAAACCTGTCCTGAAAATGTCTGTCCAGTCTTAGAGGCATTATACCTGTGCCATACTGACATAGAGAATTATGATTCCTTCAAGAACTATGCATCTGCGTAATAAAATATACATTGACATAAAAACTGAATAGTAAGATACTGGGTGGAATTGTTAATTTGAAGAAAAGGAACGTAAGACCTGAAATATGTTTGCATTAAAAAGCATACTACACCAACATTCACAATGACTCAATGTTAACATGGATACAATAAATTAAAGCAGACATATGTACTTCCTGTCCGCAGTTTCTGTCCTTACAGCATGTTTTTATCAGACTGAATTGACAGGAAGGTATAAAATTTTCATGAAAACtttattggttttttttctgctgttctcTTGCAGTCAATTAGGAAGTGGAgagaaaaacagcagcaaagaaaagatggaaactttagggaaaaagagaaatccGAGAAAATGTTCAAGGAACTATGGCTGCAGCACAAAGACACAAAGAaccaaaaagaagaagaaagaaaaagacagacagCAGTAACTGAAGCATtgaacaaaaagaaagcaataGCATTTGCAATGGAACAAGAATCACAGCTCAGACtagaagaagagaaggagagaaaccaACAAAAAGAACGCCAGCGCCGTATGAAATTGCTGTTGGAAAGGTATACAttgcagaagaaggaaaaggagagacttGAAAAgcttgaaaaagagaagggagaagatgaaaaggagaaaatgaagatAACTGATGCAGAAAAAATTACCAAGTTTCAAGAGCGTGTGCGTAATTACATCTTcatttgtgtgttgttttaaaTTTGCCTACTTACTCCTACAATATAAATTCTTTTTAAAACCCAAGTTTCATTCATATATAGCTATTCTTGATTCACTATGAATAAGAGCATCTGTAACATACAACAAACAGTATGAAactttatttcacagaaagatAACTCCTCTTCCTCAATATCTTCAAGTCTGTATTTCTACATACAGAAATTGTTTTATTTACGTCAATTCAGAAATATTTGGGGAAAGCAGCTTGGGTTGCCTTGCTCTCTGTGCTATAGAAAACATCAGAAGACCTGATAGTTGTAGGCAGATCTGAAATACAGACATGTTTAAATGTCCTTCAGGTTTCAGTAGCTGTAAGGTCAAGTTAGATCCCACATCAGTGTAAATCTCATTAATGCAGAATTGCTATTTTTAGCAGCTATTgcacatttatttttataaacaGTTTAAACTGCTATAATCAGATTTCTTTTCAATGAAAACTGTAATTATAATTTGTGCAGGACAAGCTATTGCAAGTAGCTACCTAGTGTTACTCTGTACTGCGACAATTTCAAAACAACAATTAACTGTGAAAAGGTTACATACACCTTTTCATAaactttgttttaaataaaaggtTGTTTTTCCATTCATTACATGTTTCAGGATCTCCATAAGCTGGAACTAAGGATTCTACAGAAACAAGCCAAAGAATTACAGaaactggaaaaggaaaaaaggctggCAAAGTCAAGAGAGAAGGTAGCTTACCTTTTAGTTCTTGTTTTAATCTGAGGAGTGTGCAGCTTGGTTGTTTAAACCTTTTTTCCTCACTGATCTGAAGAGCAATTATTTTTACTTCTCTAAATAGCtgataaaggaaaaataaacagtcATGCTGAATTCTTAAGTTTGACATTTCAAATGCTTGTAAAGTTTAATGACTGCAAGCAGTTGCTGCCCTTACTAGTGACTCCACATTTCTGCTATTTCCTCTTGATAGTGTGGATGGGCAAGTCTCTCTGGCTAGCTAGCTGCATATTATTTACTCTGGATATATTGATAAGATGCAGACCTAATGAATGCACTTGACcaatttgtttatttgtttcacTTTGAGGACGAGATTCAGGTAACCAGAGACCCTTCCAGGTTGTACAAACCtaccaagggctgggaggaatGCACAAAAGAGAGAGCACCAACAGCTTCAGAATGGCTTTTACAAATCCCTCATAGGTAAGCAGGAGACTTATGGACGTGTAGCATGACAAAAAGTACATTTACATATAAGCTATTTGTGCTTTTTGATTGTAGAGCTATTCCAGCCTGGAGACAAGGATTATAGATGAGCAGATGCCTGTCCCTGTGCAGGATGAGGACTTCCTTGCCTGGGAAACAGACAGCAGTTCTCAAGAGCTGTCACAAAAGTTGCTTAGCACGATGGCGTCTATTACCCCTGTCTTTTTCGAGGGTCGGATTTGAAACACTATCTGTTAGGCTGGCGGGGTTTGCGTGACGGCATGTATTTCCGCTCGTATTAAAAGCACATTTAACTACACCCAGCCGCAGTGAAAGAACGTGCGGAGCACTGGCTCAACACCCATCCtccccggggcggggccggTGGCGTCACTACacgggggaggcagagggggcggtggcggcggcgcggcggcggctGTTGATGACGCGGTGCGTGTGCGCTGCGCTCAGGGGGGTTCAAGATGGCGGCGGAGGCGTCATGCTCGGTGGAGCTGGAGCGGCTTGACTTCTTGCGGGATCGGCATGTGCGCTTCTTCCAGCACTGTCTCCATATCGTGCCCGAGCGCTACTCGTCGCTGGAGACCAGCAGGTAGCGGCCTAGGCTGCTCTTGAGGGCAGGTCGGACTCTTGCCCGCTTTCGAGCCTTCGCGACCGTCGGGCCCAGCCGCCTTCTTGCTGTCGGCTGGGTTTTGTCGCGTCCCCGACTTCCTGGGCCGTGCAGTGGGAAGGAGGGGCAGATCCAGTTGCCATTCGCCCGGCACTGGGAGGCCGCAGCTCTTTCCTCTCCGGCTGGTGGTCTTCTCCTGGGAGAGCTGCCCAACCCGAGGCTATGCAGGGCACGCAGTGGTCACCGGAACAGGCGAACATATTGGTGGCCGAAAGGAAAGCGCACCTTGTACATCTGCGTACCAGAAGATAGCTCTCAAAAGATGCGAATTGATGCCGGGGTTTAGTCTGTTCACTTAAACTCCCGGGGGGAGGGCTTGATGagccttttaatttattttcagggCCTCTTTTAATCCACGTGGGAAGccgattttaaaataaattacttaGGCCTTTTGCAGCTCGAAGTCGGCATACAGGAGGCTCTTCTATTGTAATAGATGTCATTTAGTGCTTTGTTAATATAGAGGTTAAAGTGCTTCTGAAATAACATTTCTCACTTTGAATTAGAGGAGTACTTGTTTTGTTAATGGCTTCTGAATGCACTTACTCCAGATTCATAAAAGTCTTCACATAAGGTGCTCAGTTATATCTATTTTTATTGTCACGCTAATTTGATTGTGAAGCAGCATATGTGAAAACTTGGAGACCTGGAGAAGGTTCACCAAAAATTCTGTCATCTCCTGCAAGTCATGCTGTGAAGAACGCTTAGGGGCTCTGATCAAGTCTTTCTGCTAACTCAAGCTTTATTTGAGTTGAGAGTACAAACAATTGGTAAAAATGTGTGAGGACTAGTATAGATAGCATTATACTCTGTCCAGTATAGTGCATAAATTTATATTCAAAAGAAAAGGTAGGAATTTTTATTTCAGAGATAGAGATCATTTATTTATTAAGAATCAGCTGATGTTTCAGTGTACTTAgttattttaaatgaaagcagAGGAAGTCTG is a genomic window of Dryobates pubescens isolate bDryPub1 chromosome Z, bDryPub1.pri, whole genome shotgun sequence containing:
- the CCDC112 gene encoding coiled-coil domain-containing protein 112, encoding MAALAMAVVAAAVGPQQNDSCSSTAGAGRHTHNWKMKAEQDKKVESIRTAEKLRSQLANTEKGKNGHLYKRKSSIRAECSILEELEHSMTVSREAEKVKILQQLSKIRNNVKKLQQQLQDAKPIAEAVDNLKEMMEEVENAINAFKEEHRQIYEQLLKEEKSTINELSVFERKMELWALGNSRTEKVLKLPSARVSVDKTQEDHLLEEVVEFGRFLQRTGGQQGGWDDYDHQIFLKVWTKHKGKLSYMDEALEYLSGKTKEDIEQHDKWYQEFLTLHKRKKESIRKWREKQQQRKDGNFREKEKSEKMFKELWLQHKDTKNQKEEERKRQTAVTEALNKKKAIAFAMEQESQLRLEEEKERNQQKERQRRMKLLLERYTLQKKEKERLEKLEKEKGEDEKEKMKITDAEKITKFQERDLHKLELRILQKQAKELQKLEKEKRLAKSREKDEIQVTRDPSRLYKPTKGWEECTKERAPTASEWLLQIPHRAIPAWRQGL